The Elaeis guineensis isolate ETL-2024a chromosome 5, EG11, whole genome shotgun sequence DNA segment CAAGAGTACAATCAGGATCTCATCGGAACGGACTACGTGTCAGGCATTGGATCTGGTCGTACCGTCTGGGTAATCCCCCTAATCCGATTGCTATGTCGGAGTCAAACCCCACTCATGGCACGTCTCCTCCGGAAGCCCCGTGGATCCTCTCGAAGCCCGCTGATAGTTTGACTTCTGCAATAAAActaaaaaactaaaaataattcCATTacgtttttattttaaattttactttGGCGCTCTCTCTGTCTAGTCATCTTAACCCGATCTACGGTGTTACTCAACGCTATGCTTGGTCAACGCCTATAAAGAGACCTCCCGCATTCAACATCCCACCCCACACCGCTCCAAAACGTCAACGCTCCACCCTTCTTCTCcactcctctcttcctcccaccCACCCAATTTCCAATTCGGCAGTCCACAGTTTCTCCAAATTCGCTCATGCTCTTCCCATTCTAGCCCTCCTCGATCCAGACTCTTCTCTCTCCTCGATTGCCCCATGGGTAACGGCTTCGCGAAGTTGACCCCCTGCTTCGCCGGCGACGGCCTGGCCCTCCACGGCCGCCGCCACATCTCCGCTGCGGCGACGTCAGAGGCACCCGGCGACGAGAGCCTTGGCCACTCCTTCTGCTACGTCCGCCCCGACTTACCCTTGGCCCGCTCCGGTTCCTCCAAGGTCCACCACTCCGAGGAGACCACCACCTTCCGCTCCATCTCGGGCGCCGCCGTCAGCGCCAACCCCGCCACGCCACTCTCCACTGCCCTCCTCCTTCCCTCCGAGCTCACCTGCTCCTCCGCTGCCTCCTTCGAGAGCTCCACCTCCTTTTCCTCAGTCCCCCTCCAGCCAGTCCCCCGCTTCTCAGGTCCCCTCTCCGGCCCCCTCGCCGCCGACTACGGATTCATGTCCGGCCCTCTTGCCTCCGACCGAGGCTTCATGTCCGGCCCCCTCGCCGCCGACCGTGGTTTCATGTCGGGCCCCCTCGCCGACCGCGCCGCCGGTGGCATCTTCTCCGGCCCCCTCGACCGTCCCCCCTCCCTGTCCGCCTCCTCCTCCGGTCACTTCCACCGCAGCCTCTCCCAATCCCTTGCCCTCCGCCGGCGGCGGAGGCGGCTCCGGCCCCGCCGCACCGCCGCCTCCCTCCTCCGTGGAGCCGCGAAGGCCATTGCCCGCACCTTCTCCGCCGCCTCGAAGCTTCGAGCCGTGTCGTCCCCCATCAGGAAGTCCAAAGAATCCGATGATTCCAAAGCGACCGAGACTACTCATCCAAGCAGCGGCGGCTCGACTACAAACCCAAGCAGCGGCATTGGCGGCTTGACGACCCATCCAAGCAGCAGCAGTGATCAAATGAGCGTGGAGGGCAGCGAAGACTCGGATTCCTCCGAAGCCCCGACCAGCAGTCTCCAGTGGGCGCAGGGGAAAGCAGGGGAGGACCGTGTCCACGTGGTCGTCTCGGAGGAGCACGGCTGGGTCTTTGTCGGGATCTATGATGGCTTCAATGGCCCTGACGCCACCGATTACCTCCTCTCCAATCTCTACTTAGCCGTGCACCAGGAGCTCAAGGGCCTTCTTTGGGAAGACAAGTACGACGGTTCCGTGCCTTATGATGACTCCACTGGCGAATTCGATATAACAATCGCCACCTCTCAGCCAGGGGTTGATGGTTGTTGCAAAGAAGGAAAAAGGAGGTGGTGTAAGGGGGTGGCCGAGATATGGGAGGAGAAACACAGAAGGTGGAACGGTGAATGGGATCGTGAACGGCTGGAGCTTGATCGAAAACTGAAGGAGCAATTGAGCCGGTCGAGCTCGAGAGGCGCTGCGAACCATAAGGAGGTGTTGAAGGCTCTGTCTCAGGCTCTGAGGAAAACAGAGGCTGCCTATTTGGACATCGCTGATAAGATGGTCTCGGAGAACCCCGAGCTGGCGCTGATGGGCTCGTGTGTCTTGGTGATGCTGATGAAGGGCGAGGATGTATATGTGATGAATGTGGGAGACAGCCGTGCGGTTCTAGCACGAAAGGTGGAGCAGCCTGATACACAGAATTCAGTGGGAAAAGTGATGCAGGATTTGGAGCGGATGGAGGAGGAGATGGTGCACGACCTTGAATCATATGATGGTGGTGATCAGATGGATGGGGTGCCGAGTTTGGCTGCCCTGCAGCTAACCTTGGATCACAGCACCTGCATCGAAGAGGTACCACTAGTCTTTGTTGGTGTCTGTATGCTCTCTCTTTTCATGTATGATCCTGCTCTCATTTGTGTGGTATGGGCTATTGTTTGTTGTGATTCAGGAAGTGCGCAGAATTAAAAGAGAGCATCCGGAGGATCCTTCTGCTATCGTGAATGATCGTGTGAAGGGTTCGTTGAAGGTGACAAGAGCTTTCGGAGCTGGTTTCCTAAAGCAGGTATTGCTAAAATTTATCTTGTTGGAACTGTTCTTCTTGTAATCTAATATCCTGCTTGTAGTGTTTACGTCGGAAACAAATGTTAACACTACATCTATGATAgagcaacacacacacacacacacacactcattGATGCTTCGTGTTCGTACATGTTTCTGTTTGGTGGTATTGATTGATTAAtgggcttttcttttcttttttttttcttttcggtgGTGGTTTTGTGGGGGGTGGGGTAGTTTGTGAACATACAGTTGCAAAGAATAATGGCTCTAAGATCTTCTGATCATGCCATTCAGCAATTGAGCTAACAGCTATCCATCTTTCAGATGAGCTGGTGATTGTGAAATTTGTCTGAAGAGGTTGGCCATTCAGGTCTTTTAGGAACCAGACCAAAATACATCTGCATTGCTAGGGTATGGTTCAAGGCTGAAAAAATTGGTTTACAATAACTATGCAGTCTTCATGTTGTGGGATTGCAAAGGAACA contains these protein-coding regions:
- the LOC105044414 gene encoding probable protein phosphatase 2C 23, which gives rise to MGNGFAKLTPCFAGDGLALHGRRHISAAATSEAPGDESLGHSFCYVRPDLPLARSGSSKVHHSEETTTFRSISGAAVSANPATPLSTALLLPSELTCSSAASFESSTSFSSVPLQPVPRFSGPLSGPLAADYGFMSGPLASDRGFMSGPLAADRGFMSGPLADRAAGGIFSGPLDRPPSLSASSSGHFHRSLSQSLALRRRRRRLRPRRTAASLLRGAAKAIARTFSAASKLRAVSSPIRKSKESDDSKATETTHPSSGGSTTNPSSGIGGLTTHPSSSSDQMSVEGSEDSDSSEAPTSSLQWAQGKAGEDRVHVVVSEEHGWVFVGIYDGFNGPDATDYLLSNLYLAVHQELKGLLWEDKYDGSVPYDDSTGEFDITIATSQPGVDGCCKEGKRRWCKGVAEIWEEKHRRWNGEWDRERLELDRKLKEQLSRSSSRGAANHKEVLKALSQALRKTEAAYLDIADKMVSENPELALMGSCVLVMLMKGEDVYVMNVGDSRAVLARKVEQPDTQNSVGKVMQDLERMEEEMVHDLESYDGGDQMDGVPSLAALQLTLDHSTCIEEEVRRIKREHPEDPSAIVNDRVKGSLKVTRAFGAGFLKQPKWNNALLEMFRVDYIGTSPYISCSPHLFHHRLSPKDRFLLLSSDGLYQYFTNEEAVAEVEMFITTTPEGDPAQHLVEVVLFRAARKAGMDFHELLEIPQGVRRQYHDDVSIIVISLEGRIWRSWV